Genomic window (Drosophila albomicans strain 15112-1751.03 chromosome X, ASM965048v2, whole genome shotgun sequence):
ctctctctctctctgcttctACTGACACTCGCTTCTCTTGCTTGCTTCTTTTCCCACACTCTCCATCAAACATTTTACTGCTGCTTTTTCTACTTACTTTGACAAGACTTTCGCCTGAATTTTTCCGCTCCCTTTCTctggtgtgtgtatgtgtgtgtgtgtgtgtgtgtgtgtgtggttggttATTTTGTGGGTTGTGCTGAAAAATTGACATATTTGGTGCGCCCAACTGGAACTGAAACTCTCCTGCCACCGTTGTTGTCTTTGCCATCTCTCTACACTCTACGTTCTACGTTCTACACTCTACACTCTTCACTCTCCACTTTCCACTCTCGATGAGCTTGAGTTTTCTTTGGCTGCTTTGCGTTTCCGCTTGGCGTTGACTAACAGCTTGAGTTTCCGATCGAAGGGGAATCATTTCGTGGAGCCAAGTTTTACAAACTTTGGCCAGCATGTGAATGACggtgatgacgacgatgacgatgacgatgtcggtgatgatgatgtttgatgttgctgctgatgatgacgtTTGCTGGGAAtgtgaatctgaatctgattGGGATTGGGAAGTCGAATCAGGCAGCGACATCAACTGATTCAATTTATTGGCATTGCAGCTTTGATTTCTGCACACCAATTACCAAAGAGAGGGCGAGAGCAAGAGAAaacaagagacagagagagaaagagagagagagtgatagTGGGGAAGCGGAAAGGGccttcagttgttgttgttggtgtcgatgttgctgctgctgctaacgGAAATGTGTGCTAACTGTAAAAGTCGGTTGGTTCAGTTACAGTTTAGCCCAAGATCTTCTTGAAATAGCTAACAGTTTCCGGTTTTGTTAGCGAGCGTCGTCGATTTGGCTTAAATGGCGCCTCAGTTTCCTCCTGTAGGAAGTTGTGTCGTGCTGTTGTGGCGCCTCTTGCATCAatttcatcattatcatcatcatcagtagCATCACTATcagtggcagctgcagccgcagcagcagcagccacctCCGCctctggctctgactctgactcttcGCTTTGCACTCGCTTCTTGGTATCAGTTTTCATTTGagttgaagctgctgctgctgatgatgttgttgttggtgctgctgttgatgttgttgagactgctgctgctgctgtggttgcatTTGAACTATTTTCATTAGATGTGGCtggttgttttgttgtggtcGTTGAAGGCAGATGAGGCATCTCAGTGGTCAGCAATTttggcgttgctgttgttgctgatgtgctACTGGcaatggttgttgttgctgctgttgttgttgttattgttggtgatgatggcgctgctgttgctgtcacaCCAGCAACATTGATGCCACTCGATGTTGACATTTCAGACTCTCTtactgctgccgttgttgttgttgctgtgattgttgatgttgttgctggcttagcggttgttgttgttgccgctatCTTCACGGTTGTTGTCACCGGCAACGGAGTTGTTGTAATGTGCTCTACGTGCTCCAGCTTGTGCTCCAACTTGTGCTCGCCATGCTCAACATGTTCGCCATGCTCCAAGTGCTCCGAGTGCTCGCCGTGTTTGGCTGGCGGCACATAGTGTGACTTGACTAGCAACATTGGTGGTATGAAATGCGAATTGTCCGCCGTTTCCTTAATGTGTGGATGCTGGGGTAGCAGCAGCTCATCAACGCGTTGCTGCTGTGCCGGATGTATCGGATGTGCGATGCTGACCGTCGACGTTGCTATcggcattgctgctgctgttgctgctgttgtcggcGCCGGAttcatgttgatgttgctgttagAGTTGGCGACAACTGTAGTTGCTACCGCCTCCGtttccgttgttgttgtcgctggtgctgctgttgtagttgtagttgttgttgttgttgtcgatggcgatgtcgatgttgttgttttgcttgttgaTGACATTATGTTGATTTCAgtggttgcttttgttgttgctgtcgttaaTGGCGCCGTTGATttggttgttgtcgttgccgctggtgtgttgctgctgctgctgatgcctacagttgttgctgctgttgttgttgttgtgacacTTGCTGCTTCGGTTGTGGATGCaattgctcctgctgctgtagtggttgctgctgctggtgttgttacTGGCGCTgcaattgtagttgtagttacagttgttgctgctgttgttgttgccggcgctgtctcggttgttgttggcggtgcagctgttgttgtagtagttgtagttgttgttgttgtcttcttgGTAGCTATTGCTTTCTTAGTGGTTGGCAAAggtgcaactgttgttgtggttgccaaTGTTTCCTCCGGTATTGGCGCCATCGTGCGCAAATCCTGTGGCAATGTCTTCTTCTTGTGCGGCAACGCCTCGAGTATCTCATTGGACACATCGCTGTCGCTGACATCCTCCGGCAATTGCTCCTCACTCAACGCCGGCTGGTCGCCCATCATCATGTCCAGATACGACAATGGCTtctcctcctgctcctgttgctgctgttgttgctgctgttgcttctccATCTGCAACTGTTTCtccagcagcagttgcttctcctgttgctgttgctgcttcaacTTCTTGGCCTGATAATCGTGTGCATTCACCTTCTTGGCCGATTTCTTGACCGGCATCGGCACCTCATCCGGTATATGATAGTGTGCCACTGGGCCATCGGCCAGCATTAGCTTGTCGAGGCTGAAGTGTTCTCCTGcggcagctggagctggagctgcgGTGGCCACCTCAAGCTTGAGGGCACTGCCTCCGTAATTGGGCACCAGGGGCAACAGTTCGATGtcgttgttctcgttgttgtcgGTGCGTATGTTGTTGATGATTTGCAGCGACTTGAAGTGCGAGTTGGTGATGTCATTGATGCGTTGCGCCTCCAGACGTTCCTTCGGGCAGATCAGCTCACGAATGGCACGTTCACGATCCTatcaaaagacaaacaaaGGCAAGTTATGTAacaaagttacagtcgagtgtgctcgactgtgatatacccgctaccatgtgaataaaagcaaaaattcattttaaaatataataccatatttatatactcaaaaatactaaaaatgtaccaaaggCTTTTTAAggtttatgaaataaaatattgtgaatagacgcaaaacagtgcggtatatattttaaaatatactatattaatatatataaaaaatactacaaaaaatataccaaatgctataatTGGTTGATATAGTGTATATATTATACCGACTTACTATATTCaagatataccataaagtgcaaaatataccagattgtcaaccaaagaaactaagacccgtagtaagGAAGCGTTTTTGACcatatctgatcgcaaccaagtTTTCAGGAATCAgaaatactatagtatatttaatagtctctgagattcagTGTTTCATACAGACAGATGAACATGGCTAAAtagtctcggctgttgacgctgatgaagaatataaatactttatagaATCGGAGATTCGTCTTTCTGCCTTTTTTTCGTGGAgccacaaatttataatacccttctaccctataggtagcgggtatacaaagaGATGATATAAAAGTGCGCTTCGCCTTCGTGATTACCTCCTTGCCGCGACAAGTGTGTCGCAAGAGTCCCTCCTCCTGGCAGTTCCGGATCAGCTCAATGCTCGCCGTGTCCGCCATATACTGCATCGTCAGATTGGGCATCTCCTTCAATATGCAAGCGTCGGCCCAGCTAGGaactgtgtgtatgtgtgtgtgtgcgagtgtgtgtagtCAAACGGAAATAGATTCTCTTAGCTGCCATCGTTGATCCCTTTGGGAATCCACAAAAACTTACCGGGCATCTCGCAGAGGAACGAAGCGGTTTCCGGTCCGCCACAACGCAGTGCGTGCCATCGATAGTCGCGTATGGGATCGATGACAGCGCACAGCGGAGCATCCATGAGGGGCAACGATTCGGCCCAATAGCCGGTATCCGCAACCAAGGGACGTGAGTTGCTGCCAAGCAATAGTTACATGATTTCATATTCTATGTGTTTAAAGTTCtcatcacaaaaaaaatacaacaacaaaaataatcttATTTGTAAGCCATTattaaagccaaagcaaaaaggaaaacattATTAATACTCTGTTGTCAAGCAGCTTAGAAAGTGAAATTCAATAGCATATGGCATAATAAATTGCGCTGcaaatgatttaatatttatgaacaTTCTGTAAAGTCGCTTTgatgaatttaatataaaattgtatttggtattttaccACAATGTGAATTTCAAATCAGTGGCTCATTAAAGGCAAAATAAGTGGATAAATTCATTTACGAAAACTAATTCAATTCATATTGCATGATAAAAGATAAAGCAAAGTTAAACTGGGTAGACTTTCCTTACTCGAAAAAATTTTGTAATGGAAAAAGTTCAATTCGTGAAACCTTTACACcgaatatattcttttttttttaagatattaTGAGTTTTAAACCTGTGCCTTATTTAACGTAGCTATACCTTTAGTAGACAACGAAAACATTGACTGATGGACAAATTTTAAACGTGTGGTATACGCAATTGTTTTGATTAAATGCAGATGGCAACTGGTTAAttataatacttaataatccaatttatttaagaaaattcttgttatttaaaggcaaatataaatttgggTTAACAATCAGACAAATTCATcttgttattttattgcaaatgatttaatatttatgaaaattattttattttatataaaagaagtaattaaatttacatcaAATACATATTCTGTAGAACTGTAATACATAAGCAGACTTGATTAGGCTCATTGAAAGCCAAAGCGAATGCATCTACGTCTGTCCGGGAAGACCTTGGCTAATGGACAAAtgattttgcaattgaattgcgTGTGcgagtattaaaaaaataaatacaaataaaaacgttAACGGCGCCAGTTATTATCGCACACTAAATGTCACGTTAAACTCGCATTactcgcaaataaaaaataaatttaattgcttttcgTGTTCAACTTTAACgtttagcttttgtttttgtatttgtgtttgtgtccGTCAAAGAATTGAAGACATTTCGgacatgttgttgttgttggaaatTCAGTCGTTGCATTTGATATGTTAATCGTGTCGATTATTCGATTGAAGAGCTCGTTACTTGCTCTTAACGAGCGAACGGTTAGACCGTTAGTCCGTTAATATGCACGTACTCGCAACTATAATGTCAGAccataaatacacata
Coding sequences:
- the LOC117569550 gene encoding mucin-5AC, producing MLREVQQRRTAVNYSRLWMLPLLGLCIASFGLRCDARAVNVSNTWTMPQEGLNVFYRFFRDRISWFEADAVCQFHHANLVTVDNSFQFDATRDLLRELDVNDIVWIGLMRPQNSDHFMWSNSRPLVADTGYWAESLPLMDAPLCAVIDPIRDYRWHALRCGGPETASFLCEMPVPSWADACILKEMPNLTMQYMADTASIELIRNCQEEGLLRHTCRGKEDRERAIRELICPKERLEAQRINDITNSHFKSLQIINNIRTDNNENNDIELLPLVPNYGGSALKLEVATAAPAPAAAGEHFSLDKLMLADGPVAHYHIPDEVPMPVKKSAKKVNAHDYQAKKLKQQQQQEKQLLLEKQLQMEKQQQQQQQQQEQEEKPLSYLDMMMGDQPALSEEQLPEDVSDSDVSNEILEALPHKKKTLPQDLRTMAPIPEETLATTTTVAPLPTTKKAIATKKTTTTTTTTTTTAAPPTTTETAPATTTAATTVTTTTIAAPVTTPAAATTTAAGAIASTTEAASVTTTTTAATTVGISSSSNTPAATTTTKSTAPLTTATTKATTEINIMSSTSKTTTSTSPSTTTTTTTTTTAAPATTTTETEAVATTVVANSNSNINMNPAPTTAATAAAMPIATSTVSIAHPIHPAQQQRVDELLLPQHPHIKETADNSHFIPPMLLVKSHYVPPAKHGEHSEHLEHGEHVEHGEHKLEHKLEHVEHITTTPLPVTTTVKIAATTTTAKPATTSTITATTTTAAVRESEMSTSSGINVAGVTATAAPSSPTITTTTAATTTIASSTSATTATPKLLTTEMPHLPSTTTTKQPATSNENSSNATTAAAAVSTTSTAAPTTTSSAAAASTQMKTDTKKRVQSEESESEPEAEVAAAAAAAAATDSDATDDDDNDEIDARGATTARHNFLQEETEAPFKPNRRRSLTKPETVSYFKKILG